The Streptomyces laurentii genome contains a region encoding:
- a CDS encoding duf21 and cbs domain protein (identified by MetaGeneAnnotator; putative;~sequence version:1) codes for MTRELLNVRLLPADDGPTPLTDEEERRCQAVLFGELGDTIAGRGWARYPAYTPEDRRRLVGVAARLTAHWGQRVYVEAEDPTRVRLSLAGYGITGTTGGTGITGAA; via the coding sequence ATGACGCGTGAACTCCTCAACGTCCGGCTGCTGCCCGCCGACGACGGCCCGACGCCGCTGACGGACGAGGAGGAGCGGCGCTGTCAGGCCGTGCTGTTCGGCGAACTCGGCGACACGATCGCCGGCCGGGGCTGGGCGCGCTATCCGGCGTACACGCCGGAGGACCGGCGCCGGCTGGTCGGCGTCGCGGCCCGGCTGACCGCCCACTGGGGGCAGCGGGTGTACGTCGAGGCGGAGGACCCGACGCGGGTCCGGCTCTCCCTCGCCGGTTACGGGATCACCGGGACCACCGGTGGCACCGGGATCACCGGGGCCGCCTGA
- a CDS encoding flavin reductase domain-containing FMN-binding protein (Conserved protein/domain typically associated with flavoprotein oxygenases, DIM6/NTAB family [General function prediction only];~PFAM: flavin reductase domain protein FMN-binding; KEGG: sgr:SGR_4280 hypothetical protein;~flavin reductase domain-containing FMN-binding protein [Catenulispora acidiphila DSM44928];~identified by MetaGeneAnnotator; putative), with amino-acid sequence MHFAQHPTAPAGRHLAITPSILYFGTPVALVTTENPDGTFNLAPISSAWALGQVVVLGLGREGRTGRNLADRPELVLSLPEPGQWAAVERLGRLTGRPPGDGPRPGARAARYEPDKFTAGGFRAQPSEAVRPPRVAECPIQLEARAARVAPDVSGDFLIVEARVVKVHADARLVVPGTQHIDPAAWSPLIYNFRHYFGLGSELGHSGISETPREAAPSPA; translated from the coding sequence ATGCACTTCGCTCAGCACCCGACCGCACCCGCCGGCCGTCATCTGGCCATCACTCCGAGCATCCTCTACTTCGGCACCCCCGTCGCCTTGGTGACCACCGAGAATCCCGACGGCACCTTCAATCTCGCGCCGATCTCGTCGGCCTGGGCCCTCGGCCAGGTGGTCGTGCTGGGACTCGGGCGGGAAGGCCGGACCGGGAGGAACCTGGCGGACCGGCCGGAGCTGGTCCTCAGCCTGCCCGAGCCCGGGCAGTGGGCGGCCGTCGAGCGGCTGGGCCGGCTGACCGGGCGGCCTCCGGGGGACGGGCCGCGGCCGGGTGCCCGGGCGGCGCGCTACGAGCCGGACAAGTTCACGGCGGGCGGCTTCCGGGCGCAGCCGTCGGAGGCGGTGCGCCCGCCCCGGGTGGCGGAATGCCCGATCCAGCTGGAGGCGCGGGCCGCCCGGGTCGCGCCCGATGTGTCGGGAGACTTCCTGATCGTCGAGGCCCGGGTGGTGAAGGTGCACGCCGACGCGCGCCTGGTGGTCCCGGGGACCCAGCACATCGATCCCGCCGCGTGGAGCCCGCTGATCTACAACTTCCGGCACTACTTCGGCCTCGGTTCCGAACTCGGCCACAGCGGCATCTCCGAGACACCGCGCGAGGCCGCCCCGAGCCCGGCATGA
- a CDS encoding arsR family transcriptional regulator (ArsR family transcriptional regulator [Catenulispora acidiphila DSM44928];~Arsenical Resistance Operon Repressor and similar prokaryotic, metal regulated homodimeric repressors. ARSR subfamily of helix-turn-helix bacterial transcription regulatory proteins (winged helix topology). Includes several proteins that appear to...; cd00090;~SMART: ArsR family transcriptional regulator; KEGG: sgr:SGR_4281 ArsR family transcriptional regulator;~identified by MetaGeneAnnotator; putative;~putative DNA binding site [nucleotide binding];~putative Zn2+ binding site [ion binding]) yields MMDGMERNARDDRARRAADGQGLAAVAALLADRTRASFCLALIDGRAWTAGELARHAGVARSTATEHLNALVGGGLLAEERQGRHRYVRLAGPEVAELVERLAGLAAPSAPAARTPATLSAAGREHALARARTCYDHLAGALGVALTDAMTARRLLDWTHGLELTPAGRDWLAELSIPLPAPGGGGRRPAVRPCLDWTERRPHLAGAVGAAICRHAFDAGWLTRVGTTRAVRLTETGHTALAHHLGLRAMP; encoded by the coding sequence ATGATGGACGGCATGGAACGCAACGCCCGTGACGACCGCGCGCGGCGCGCCGCGGACGGGCAGGGCCTCGCGGCCGTCGCCGCGCTGCTCGCCGACCGTACGCGCGCGTCCTTCTGCCTCGCCCTCATCGACGGCCGGGCCTGGACCGCGGGCGAACTCGCCCGGCACGCCGGGGTGGCCCGCTCGACCGCCACCGAACACCTCAACGCCCTGGTCGGGGGCGGTCTGCTGGCGGAGGAACGGCAGGGCCGCCACCGGTACGTCCGGCTGGCCGGCCCCGAAGTGGCCGAACTGGTCGAGCGCCTGGCCGGCCTCGCCGCGCCGTCCGCGCCGGCGGCGCGGACGCCCGCCACCCTGTCCGCCGCCGGGCGCGAACACGCCCTCGCCCGGGCCCGGACCTGCTACGACCACCTCGCCGGAGCGCTCGGCGTCGCCCTGACCGACGCGATGACCGCACGCCGGCTGCTCGATTGGACCCATGGCCTGGAGCTCACCCCCGCCGGCCGGGACTGGCTCGCCGAACTGTCCATTCCGCTCCCGGCCCCGGGCGGCGGAGGCCGCCGTCCGGCCGTCCGGCCGTGCCTGGACTGGACCGAACGCCGCCCGCACCTGGCCGGGGCGGTGGGCGCCGCGATCTGCCGCCACGCGTTCGACGCCGGCTGGCTGACCCGGGTCGGCACCACCCGGGCCGTCCGGCTCACCGAGACCGGGCACACCGCCCTCGCCCACCACCTGGGACTCCGGGCGATGCCTTGA
- a CDS encoding aspartate aminotransferase (Serine-pyruvate aminotransferase/archaeal aspartateaminotransferase [Aminoacid transportand metabolism];~aspartateaminotransferase [Streptomyces cattleya NRRL 8057 = DSM46488];~catalytic residue [active];~identified by MetaGeneAnnotator; putative;~pyridoxal 5'-phosphate binding pocket [chemical binding]): MTVTHPLLDLAPLTAGHFASIERRVAALLSTEQDVVITQGEALLPLEGCIRSGARAGSTALNVVTGPYGQTFGNWLRDCGATVVDLEVPFHTAVTAEQVAQALEAHPEIDFVSLVHAEAATGNTNPVAEIGEVVRAHGALFYLDAVASIGAEPVLPDAWGVDMCIIGAQKAMGGPAGVSAVSVSARAWERFAANPNAPRRSYLSLLDWKERWIDGGRKALLHAPAQLEMLALEACLDRIETEGLDALMARHAAAAAATRAGVLALGGGLEPYVHEARDAAPVATTLRSPAGVDASELVAKALAADPSLPLIAGGGTLAKEMIRVNHYGVDATPGAVQSSLAALGAALAETGRAVDLEGARRAVTEAWGR; this comes from the coding sequence GTGACCGTGACACACCCGCTTCTCGACCTGGCCCCGCTGACCGCCGGGCACTTCGCGTCCATCGAACGCCGGGTCGCCGCGCTGCTCTCCACCGAGCAGGACGTGGTCATCACCCAGGGTGAGGCGCTGCTGCCGCTGGAGGGCTGTATCCGCAGCGGCGCGCGGGCGGGCTCGACGGCGCTGAACGTGGTGACCGGGCCGTACGGGCAGACGTTCGGCAACTGGCTGCGGGACTGCGGCGCCACGGTCGTGGACCTGGAGGTGCCGTTCCACACGGCGGTGACCGCGGAGCAGGTGGCCCAGGCTCTGGAGGCCCACCCGGAGATCGACTTCGTGTCGCTGGTGCACGCGGAGGCGGCGACCGGCAACACGAACCCGGTCGCGGAGATCGGCGAGGTCGTACGGGCGCACGGCGCGCTGTTCTACCTGGACGCGGTGGCGTCGATCGGCGCGGAGCCGGTGCTGCCGGACGCGTGGGGCGTCGACATGTGCATCATCGGCGCGCAGAAGGCGATGGGCGGCCCGGCGGGCGTCTCGGCGGTGTCGGTGAGCGCGCGGGCGTGGGAGCGGTTCGCCGCCAACCCGAACGCCCCGCGCCGCTCGTACCTCTCCCTCCTCGACTGGAAGGAGCGCTGGATCGACGGCGGCCGCAAGGCCCTGCTGCACGCTCCGGCGCAGCTGGAGATGCTGGCCCTGGAAGCGTGCCTGGACCGGATCGAGACGGAGGGTCTGGACGCGCTGATGGCCCGGCACGCGGCGGCCGCGGCGGCCACGCGCGCGGGGGTGCTGGCGCTGGGCGGCGGTCTGGAGCCGTACGTCCACGAGGCGAGGGACGCGGCACCGGTCGCGACGACGCTGCGGTCGCCGGCCGGGGTGGACGCCTCGGAGCTGGTGGCGAAGGCGCTGGCGGCGGACCCGTCGCTGCCGCTGATCGCGGGCGGCGGGACGCTGGCCAAGGAGATGATCCGGGTGAACCACTACGGGGTGGACGCGACCCCGGGCGCGGTGCAGTCGTCGCTGGCGGCGCTGGGCGCGGCGCTCGCGGAGACGGGCCGCGCGGTGGACCTGGAGGGCGCGCGCAGGGCGGTCACGGAGGCGTGGGGCCGCTGA
- a CDS encoding penicillin amidase family protein (Penicillin G acylase (PGA) belongs to a family of beta-lactam acylases that includes cephalosporin acylase (CA) and aculeacin A acylase. PGA and CA are crucial for the production of backbone chemicals like 6-aminopenicillanic acid and...; cd03747;~Penicillin amidase; pfam01804;~The Ntn hydrolases (N-terminal nucleophile) are a diverse superfamily of of enzymes that are activated autocatalytically via an N-terminally lcated nucleophilic amino acid. N-terminal nucleophile (NTN-) hydrolase superfamily, which contains a...; cl00467;~identified by MetaGeneAnnotator; putative;~penicillin amidase family protein [Streptomyces venezuelae ATCC10712]): MSIEVFRDAWGIPHLRAADPLELARAQGRVTALDRAWQLEVERHRAEGTTAAFLGPAETGWDTFARQARLADTARRCHARLDAGTAAWVAAYATGVNEALPEGARRAPEFARTGLAPGRWEPWTPLAVWLSTHILFAGFPTKLWRDRVARLLGEEWTELFATDGPGTAGSNGWVVAGSRTASGAPLVAGDPHRIIEAPGVYQQIRLACPDYDVLGLAVPGVPGLAHFGHAGTVAWAITNAMADYQDLYRERLRRRPDGGIEALGPDGWEPAAAHTETIPVRDAAPATVTVVETARGPVIAGADNPSGDGIWDAVSLRHPPRVTGDVGFAALPALLRARDVTDIDRALDGWVEPVNVVQAADTDGGLLHRVAGHVPVRDRTNRLRVVPAWDARHAWAPDPTPTPTPTPRETVGAYAVMANARGLAAPLGVEFAPPHRARRIAALLDASAAWTPEAMTAIHTDTDNPSAARLLAAVHATDPAALSPGARAVRDRLLGWDRRMAADSTDAGLYAAVRGAVVRGLAAHPAFSALRGPGPDPYPELFAPWLALGPRVAFALETLLADGPVPAADRAGTVRAALEETAAGETPPAWGTTHRLAPWQALPDEDDTWPGLGGDHDCVLSTSSVPGFTDRGARASAARFVWDLADRDRSLWVVPFGASGIPGDPHHRDQLPHWLRGDLVPVTTDWDHLVPDRTPMSTPEHVQTVAGFGTVRIDRIDPAADAPLLHRWVNEGRARYWGMHGTTVDQVRDVYAHLDALPTHHGFLVRRDDEPVAVFQTYDPEADRVSACYDARPGDIGVHLFVAPSAAPERGFTEHLLTALIDFALTTRTRLVAEPDATNTKALTRLTRAGFTLGPDIVLPEVDLPEVFLPEKRARLAFYEKS, translated from the coding sequence GTGAGCATCGAGGTCTTCCGGGACGCCTGGGGCATCCCCCATCTGCGCGCCGCCGACCCCCTGGAACTCGCCCGCGCCCAGGGCCGGGTGACCGCGCTCGACCGGGCCTGGCAGCTGGAGGTCGAACGGCACCGGGCCGAGGGCACGACGGCCGCGTTCCTGGGCCCGGCGGAGACCGGCTGGGACACCTTCGCGCGGCAGGCACGGCTCGCCGACACCGCCCGCCGCTGCCACGCCCGGCTCGACGCGGGGACGGCGGCGTGGGTGGCCGCGTACGCGACCGGGGTGAACGAGGCACTGCCCGAAGGCGCCCGGCGCGCACCGGAGTTCGCCCGGACCGGCCTCGCGCCCGGCCGCTGGGAGCCGTGGACCCCGCTCGCCGTCTGGCTGTCCACTCACATCCTCTTCGCGGGCTTCCCCACCAAGCTGTGGCGGGACCGGGTCGCCCGGCTGCTCGGCGAGGAGTGGACGGAACTCTTCGCCACCGACGGCCCGGGCACGGCCGGTTCCAACGGCTGGGTCGTCGCCGGTTCCCGTACGGCGAGCGGCGCCCCGCTGGTGGCCGGCGACCCGCACCGGATCATCGAGGCGCCCGGCGTCTACCAGCAGATACGCCTCGCCTGCCCTGACTACGACGTCCTCGGCCTGGCCGTCCCCGGGGTGCCCGGCCTCGCCCACTTCGGCCACGCCGGCACCGTCGCCTGGGCCATCACCAACGCCATGGCCGACTACCAGGACCTGTACCGCGAACGGCTGCGCCGCCGGCCGGACGGCGGGATCGAGGCGCTGGGCCCGGACGGCTGGGAACCGGCCGCCGCGCACACCGAGACGATCCCCGTACGCGACGCCGCCCCGGCGACGGTCACGGTCGTCGAGACGGCCCGCGGCCCGGTGATCGCCGGCGCCGACAACCCGTCCGGAGACGGCATCTGGGACGCGGTCAGCCTCCGCCATCCGCCCCGCGTCACCGGCGACGTGGGCTTCGCCGCCCTGCCCGCGCTGCTGCGGGCCCGCGACGTCACCGACATCGACCGGGCGCTGGACGGCTGGGTGGAGCCGGTCAACGTCGTCCAGGCCGCCGACACCGACGGTGGGCTGCTGCACCGGGTGGCCGGCCACGTCCCCGTACGGGACCGGACGAACCGGCTACGGGTGGTGCCCGCGTGGGACGCCCGGCACGCGTGGGCCCCGGACCCCACGCCCACGCCCACGCCCACGCCCCGGGAGACGGTCGGCGCGTACGCGGTGATGGCCAACGCGCGCGGCCTGGCAGCGCCGCTGGGCGTCGAGTTCGCCCCGCCGCACCGGGCCCGCCGGATCGCCGCCCTCCTCGACGCCTCCGCCGCCTGGACACCGGAGGCGATGACGGCGATCCACACCGACACCGACAACCCCTCCGCCGCCCGCCTCCTCGCGGCCGTCCACGCGACGGACCCGGCGGCCCTCTCCCCCGGCGCCCGGGCCGTACGCGACCGGCTGCTCGGCTGGGACCGGCGGATGGCGGCCGACAGCACGGACGCGGGGCTGTACGCGGCGGTGCGCGGGGCCGTCGTCCGCGGCCTGGCCGCACACCCGGCGTTCTCCGCCCTGCGCGGCCCCGGCCCGGACCCGTACCCCGAACTCTTCGCCCCCTGGCTGGCCCTCGGCCCCCGGGTCGCGTTCGCCCTGGAGACCCTGCTGGCCGACGGCCCGGTGCCGGCCGCGGACCGGGCCGGGACCGTACGGGCCGCGCTGGAGGAGACCGCGGCCGGAGAGACGCCCCCGGCCTGGGGCACGACGCACCGCCTCGCCCCCTGGCAGGCCCTCCCCGACGAGGACGACACGTGGCCCGGGCTCGGCGGCGACCACGACTGCGTCCTGTCCACCTCCAGCGTGCCCGGCTTCACCGACCGCGGCGCCCGCGCGTCCGCCGCCCGCTTCGTCTGGGACCTGGCGGACCGGGACCGCAGCCTGTGGGTCGTCCCGTTCGGCGCCTCCGGGATCCCCGGCGACCCGCACCACCGCGACCAGCTGCCCCACTGGCTGCGCGGCGACCTCGTCCCCGTCACCACCGACTGGGACCACCTCGTACCGGACAGGACCCCCATGAGCACCCCCGAGCACGTCCAGACCGTCGCGGGCTTCGGCACCGTACGGATCGACCGCATCGACCCCGCCGCGGACGCCCCACTCCTGCACCGCTGGGTGAACGAGGGCCGCGCCCGCTACTGGGGCATGCACGGCACCACCGTCGACCAGGTCCGGGACGTCTACGCGCACCTCGACGCGCTCCCCACCCACCACGGCTTCCTCGTCCGCCGTGACGACGAGCCGGTGGCGGTCTTCCAGACGTACGACCCCGAGGCCGACCGGGTCTCCGCGTGCTACGACGCCCGCCCCGGCGACATCGGCGTCCACCTCTTCGTGGCCCCGTCGGCGGCCCCGGAACGGGGCTTCACCGAACACCTGCTGACCGCCCTGATCGACTTCGCCCTGACCACCCGCACCCGCCTGGTGGCGGAACCGGACGCCACCAACACGAAGGCCCTCACCCGCCTCACCCGCGCGGGCTTCACCCTCGGCCCGGACATCGTCCTGCCGGAGGTGGACCTCCCGGAGGTCTTCCTCCCGGAGAAGCGGGCCCGTCTGGCGTTCTACGAGAAGTCCTGA
- a CDS encoding araC family transcription regulator (AraC family transcription regulator [Streptomyces sp. C];~AraC transcriptional regulators havinga Type 1 glutamine amidotransferase (GATase1)-like domain; cd03137;~Bacterial regulatory helix-turn-helix proteins, AraC family; pfam00165;~conserved cys residue [active];~identified by MetaGeneAnnotator; putative;~transcriptional activator FtrA; Provisional; PRK09393): MTAVRRVAVIAAPPVSMFNLAIPELLLAKVEVDGRPGYETVVCTPVPGPVATTGGLDLHIPRGLDAVDGADTVILAGSGPIDAPDPRVVDVLRRVAADGKRIASICTGSFALAAAGLLDGRSATTYWAHRERLAARHPTVDLQDDVLFVQDGSLVTSSGYAAGIDLCLRLIRTDHGAAVANTVARLALVAPVRPGGQTQFTHTPLPPERGVSFAATRAWAMAHLDRPLTLTDLARHAGVSVRTLSRRFHAETAVSPLQWLLHQRVERAKELLETTALPMDVLARESGLGTADSLRRHMLRRTGLTPSAYRVSFSRLTGKSRGEATT; this comes from the coding sequence ATGACCGCTGTCCGGCGCGTCGCCGTGATCGCCGCCCCGCCCGTCTCGATGTTCAACCTGGCGATACCGGAACTGCTCCTTGCCAAGGTCGAGGTGGACGGCCGGCCCGGTTACGAGACGGTCGTCTGCACGCCCGTCCCCGGCCCGGTCGCCACCACCGGCGGGCTGGACCTGCACATCCCGCGCGGACTCGACGCCGTGGACGGCGCCGACACCGTGATCCTGGCCGGCAGCGGCCCGATCGACGCCCCCGATCCACGGGTCGTCGACGTGCTGCGCCGCGTCGCGGCCGACGGCAAGCGGATCGCCTCCATCTGCACCGGCTCGTTCGCCCTGGCCGCCGCCGGGCTCCTCGACGGCCGCAGCGCCACCACGTACTGGGCCCACCGGGAACGACTCGCCGCCCGCCATCCGACCGTCGACCTCCAGGACGACGTCCTCTTCGTCCAGGACGGCTCGCTGGTCACCTCCTCGGGCTACGCCGCCGGCATCGACCTGTGCCTGCGCCTCATCCGCACCGACCACGGCGCCGCCGTCGCCAACACCGTGGCCCGGCTCGCGCTGGTCGCGCCCGTACGGCCCGGCGGCCAGACCCAGTTCACGCACACCCCGCTGCCGCCCGAGCGCGGCGTCTCCTTCGCCGCCACGCGCGCGTGGGCCATGGCGCACCTCGACCGGCCGCTCACCCTCACCGACCTGGCCCGCCACGCCGGGGTCTCGGTGCGCACCCTCTCCCGCCGCTTCCACGCCGAGACCGCCGTCAGCCCGCTCCAGTGGCTGCTGCACCAGCGCGTCGAACGCGCCAAGGAGCTCCTGGAGACCACCGCGCTGCCGATGGACGTCCTCGCCCGCGAGTCCGGCCTCGGCACGGCGGACTCGCTGCGGCGCCACATGCTGCGGCGGACGGGGCTCACGCCGAGCGCGTACCGTGTCTCCTTCAGCCGCCTGACCGGGAAGAGCAGGGGCGAGGCGACGACCTGA
- a CDS encoding cysteine desulfurase (Aspartate aminotransferase (AAT) superfamily (fold type I) of pyridoxal phosphate (PLP)-dependent enzymes. PLP combines with an alpha-amino acid to form a compound called a Schiff base or aldimine intermediate, which depending onthe reaction, is the...; cl00321;~Cysteine desulfurase [Streptomyces venezuelae ATCC10712];~Selenocysteine lyase/Cysteine desulfurase [Posttranslational modification, protein turnover, chaperones]; COG0520;~catalytic residue [active];~identified by MetaGeneAnnotator; putative): MRRSEDPLRPAGAARRVRTPRDRARRLLLRAVGRRPHRRLRGRPRRGRRARRPYPLRRHPVRGLAAAVRGEWDFTVAGGYKYLLCPRGASFLTVTEEAQDALLPIHAGWVNGEDLWVNSYGPVRELARSARRFDEPPAFPSYHGAARSLALLEEIGIERIEAHDKALAARFRAGLVELGRPAVADDSTVVGIPGLGDRADALREAGVLLSARAGNLRASFHLYNSAADVDRALEVLAG; this comes from the coding sequence GTGCGGCGATCTGAAGACCCGCTTCGTCCCGCTGGAGCGGCTCGCCGAGTCCGTACGCCCCGAGACCGCGCTCGTCGCCTTCTCCTCCGTGCAGTCGGCCGACGGCCGCACCGCCGACTTCGCGGCCGTCCGCGCCGCGGCCGCCGCGCACGGCGCCCGTACCCTCTGCGACGCCACCCAGTCCGCGGGCTGGCTGCCGCTGTACGCGGGGAGTGGGACTTCACCGTCGCCGGCGGCTACAAGTACCTGCTGTGCCCGCGCGGGGCGTCCTTCCTCACCGTCACCGAGGAGGCCCAGGACGCGCTGCTCCCCATCCACGCGGGCTGGGTCAACGGCGAGGACCTGTGGGTCAACAGCTACGGTCCGGTACGTGAACTGGCCCGCAGCGCGCGGCGGTTCGACGAGCCGCCCGCCTTCCCCTCGTACCACGGCGCGGCCCGCTCCCTCGCCCTCCTGGAGGAGATCGGCATCGAGCGGATCGAGGCGCACGACAAGGCGCTCGCCGCCCGCTTCCGCGCCGGGCTCGTCGAGCTGGGCCGTCCCGCGGTGGCGGACGACTCGACCGTCGTCGGCATCCCGGGCCTCGGCGACCGTGCCGACGCGCTGCGCGAGGCCGGCGTGCTCCTCTCCGCCCGGGCGGGCAACCTGCGAGCCTCCTTCCACCTGTACAACTCGGCCGCCGACGTCGACCGGGCCCTGGAGGTCCTCGCCGGATGA
- a CDS encoding xaa-pro dipeptidase (Amidohydrolase; pfam13147;~Superfamily of metallo-dependent hydrolases (also called amidohydrolase superfamily) isa large group of proteins that show conservation in their 3-dimensional fold (TIM barrel) and in details of their active site. The vast majority of the members have a...; cl00281;~Xaa-Pro dipeptidase [Streptomyces venezuelae ATCC10712];~identified by MetaGeneAnnotator; putative) — translation MSDHVVLHVKGRVLVGPEDIRDELWCVDGRVTFERPGALADDAVTVEGWALPGLVDAHCHVGLDAHGPVDADTAEKQALTDRDAGTLLIRDAGSPSDTRWIDDREDLPKIIRAGRHIARTRRYIRNYAHEIEPDQLVEYVGREARRGDGWVKLVGDWIDRGLGDLAPSWPRPDVEAAIAEAHRLGARVTAHCFAEDSLRDLVEAGIDCVEHATGLTEDTIPLFAERGVAIVPTLVNIATFPRLADGGEEKFPRWSAHMRRLHERRYDTVRAAWDAGIPVFVGTDAGGSLPHGLVAAEVEELTRAGLPALDALSATAWKAREWLGREGLVEGAVADLVVYGEDPRADVRVLAAPRRVVVNGRVIA, via the coding sequence ATGAGCGATCACGTGGTGCTGCATGTGAAGGGGCGGGTGCTCGTCGGCCCGGAGGACATACGGGACGAGCTGTGGTGCGTCGACGGACGCGTCACCTTCGAACGGCCCGGCGCCCTCGCCGACGACGCCGTCACCGTCGAGGGCTGGGCCCTGCCCGGCCTCGTCGACGCCCACTGCCACGTCGGGCTCGACGCGCACGGCCCCGTCGACGCCGACACGGCCGAGAAACAGGCCCTGACCGACCGTGACGCCGGCACCCTGCTGATCCGCGACGCCGGCTCGCCCTCCGACACCCGCTGGATCGACGACCGCGAGGACCTGCCGAAGATCATCCGGGCCGGCCGGCACATCGCCCGTACCCGCCGCTACATCCGCAACTACGCCCACGAGATCGAACCCGACCAGCTCGTCGAGTACGTCGGGCGCGAGGCCCGGCGCGGCGACGGCTGGGTCAAGCTCGTCGGCGACTGGATCGACCGCGGCCTCGGCGACCTCGCCCCGTCCTGGCCCCGCCCCGACGTCGAGGCCGCCATCGCCGAGGCCCACCGGCTCGGTGCCCGCGTCACCGCGCACTGCTTCGCCGAGGACTCCCTGCGCGACCTCGTCGAGGCCGGCATCGACTGCGTCGAACACGCCACCGGCCTCACCGAGGACACCATCCCGCTCTTCGCCGAACGCGGCGTCGCCATCGTCCCCACCCTCGTCAACATCGCGACCTTCCCGCGGCTCGCGGACGGCGGCGAGGAGAAGTTCCCGCGCTGGTCGGCCCATATGCGGCGGCTCCATGAGCGGCGCTACGACACCGTGCGCGCCGCCTGGGACGCCGGCATCCCGGTCTTCGTCGGCACCGACGCGGGCGGCTCGCTGCCCCACGGGCTCGTCGCCGCGGAGGTCGAGGAACTCACCCGGGCCGGCCTTCCCGCGCTCGACGCGCTGTCCGCGACCGCGTGGAAGGCGCGGGAGTGGCTGGGGCGGGAAGGGCTGGTGGAGGGGGCGGTGGCGGACCTGGTGGTGTACGGGGAGGATCCGCGGGCGGATGTGCGGGTGCTTGCGGCGCCGCGGCGTGTCGTGGTGAACGGGCGGGTGATCGCGTAG